A single Halopelagius longus DNA region contains:
- a CDS encoding glutathione S-transferase N-terminal domain-containing protein, translated as MSDSESTDEPSITLYRLQACPFCERVVRVLNEYGLDYRSRFVEAMHSERDVVKRISGKRTVPAIVDENTGVTMSESANIVEYLERTYGTGA; from the coding sequence ATGAGTGATTCCGAATCCACAGACGAACCGTCGATCACGCTGTATCGACTTCAGGCCTGTCCGTTCTGTGAGCGCGTCGTTCGCGTTCTCAACGAGTACGGCCTCGACTACCGCTCGCGCTTCGTCGAGGCGATGCACTCCGAACGCGACGTCGTCAAACGCATTAGCGGAAAGCGAACGGTCCCGGCGATCGTCGACGAAAACACGGGTGTGACGATGTCCGAATCGGCGAACATTGTCGAGTACCTCGAGAGAACTTACGGGACGGGGGCGTAA
- a CDS encoding DUF7559 family protein encodes MPATLEIACENDDCELDMAELHYTYDMPDDVTVDNFQCPYCGQSDSLREIEL; translated from the coding sequence ATGCCTGCGACGCTCGAAATCGCGTGCGAGAACGACGACTGTGAACTCGACATGGCGGAACTCCACTACACGTACGATATGCCCGACGACGTCACGGTCGATAACTTCCAGTGTCCGTACTGCGGCCAGTCGGATTCGCTTCGGGAAATCGAGCTTTAA
- a CDS encoding helix-turn-helix domain-containing protein, with protein MDNGALTPIRCFLVEYNNNLYVRELNVNSGNIDPQVTAYSCRQCEFVALGNAAQKCCGEEMEPVEVGAVNEPTLMDLLSQVFGISQTGVDICVYLVEEEEATTDEIATALEYNRSTVSRQLTQMRELGVIECRKKSLNEGGQVYLYSPVSPNEMRRRHRECLLTWVTDAFRLLDEIDKQKLKAVSERSDG; from the coding sequence ATGGATAACGGAGCGTTAACACCAATAAGATGCTTTCTGGTAGAGTATAATAATAATCTCTACGTTCGAGAACTGAATGTGAACTCCGGGAATATCGATCCGCAAGTTACTGCCTATTCCTGTCGTCAGTGCGAATTTGTCGCCCTCGGCAACGCAGCACAGAAGTGCTGCGGCGAGGAGATGGAACCCGTAGAGGTGGGCGCAGTTAACGAACCTACACTAATGGATCTCTTGTCACAAGTATTCGGTATTTCTCAAACAGGAGTGGATATCTGTGTCTATCTCGTGGAGGAGGAAGAGGCAACGACCGACGAGATCGCTACTGCTCTAGAGTATAATCGGAGTACCGTAAGTCGGCAACTCACCCAGATGAGGGAACTCGGGGTTATTGAATGTCGGAAAAAATCGCTCAATGAAGGCGGGCAAGTTTACCTGTACTCTCCAGTCTCCCCAAACGAAATGCGACGGCGCCACCGTGAGTGTCTCCTCACTTGGGTAACCGACGCGTTTAGGTTACTCGACGAAATTGACAAACAGAAGCTCAAAGCCGTTTCTGAGCGTTCTGACGGCTGA
- a CDS encoding spondin domain-containing protein, translating into MANSAIVGSGVLTLSASGTETAAATGGGDDGHGNGGQVTPGEITDLDVLQFALTLEKLEYTFYREGLETFDQEAINQSEAAERTGDSAESIRARLENIRDHEEAHVNVLTAVIEALGGTPVSGLEFEFPYDTFDEFIALAAVFEPLGVDAYAGAAPLIDTKLLVPTALSIHSVEANHAAYLRDLNGENPVPQAFNNPQTMDSVVAQASQFIVGVGDDQQLFAVTIENVSDSNTLNTSEGAQPVPLSPGAYAVHSEGNPIFTPGEPASEGLARLAEDGFPLRLVNEMDISLLQELVGDETVSERGYFLSLEGGLPPLNPGESATFYLTATEGEALSFATMFVPSNDAFFSPGEEGISLFSNGSPVSCDATDQLTLWDAGTEENQPPGIGEDTKPNQPLTAINVGPDEDRPVQPIEEVDDEFEYPEVSDVINVTIEPQ; encoded by the coding sequence ATGGCTAATTCGGCAATTGTCGGAAGCGGAGTGCTCACCCTGTCAGCCTCTGGGACCGAGACTGCGGCTGCCACGGGCGGCGGAGACGATGGACATGGCAACGGCGGTCAGGTGACCCCGGGCGAGATCACCGACCTCGACGTCCTCCAGTTCGCTCTGACGCTCGAAAAGCTCGAATACACCTTTTACAGAGAGGGACTAGAGACGTTCGACCAGGAGGCCATCAATCAATCCGAGGCGGCGGAGCGAACTGGCGATTCCGCCGAATCGATTCGCGCCCGCCTCGAAAACATCCGCGACCACGAAGAGGCGCACGTCAACGTCCTCACCGCCGTCATCGAGGCGCTCGGCGGTACGCCGGTTTCGGGCCTCGAGTTCGAGTTCCCCTACGACACCTTCGACGAGTTCATCGCGCTGGCGGCCGTGTTCGAGCCGCTCGGCGTCGACGCCTACGCCGGCGCAGCACCGCTCATCGATACGAAACTGCTCGTCCCCACGGCGCTATCGATCCACAGCGTGGAGGCCAACCATGCGGCGTATCTCCGCGATCTCAACGGCGAGAACCCGGTTCCACAGGCGTTCAACAATCCGCAAACGATGGACTCGGTCGTCGCGCAGGCGAGTCAGTTCATCGTCGGTGTGGGAGACGATCAGCAGCTCTTTGCGGTGACCATCGAGAACGTCTCCGATTCTAACACGCTGAACACGTCGGAGGGAGCCCAACCGGTGCCGCTATCGCCGGGTGCGTACGCGGTGCACTCGGAGGGGAACCCCATCTTCACGCCTGGCGAACCAGCCTCGGAGGGTCTCGCACGCCTCGCCGAGGACGGGTTCCCGCTCCGCCTAGTCAACGAGATGGATATTTCGCTGTTGCAGGAGCTCGTCGGTGACGAAACCGTCTCCGAAAGGGGCTACTTCCTGTCGCTCGAGGGCGGACTACCGCCGCTGAACCCGGGCGAGTCGGCCACGTTCTATCTCACCGCGACCGAAGGCGAGGCCCTCTCGTTCGCGACGATGTTCGTCCCGTCCAACGACGCCTTCTTCTCCCCCGGCGAAGAGGGTATCAGTCTATTCAGCAACGGATCGCCGGTCAGCTGCGACGCCACCGACCAGCTCACACTCTGGGACGCAGGGACCGAGGAGAATCAGCCTCCTGGCATAGGGGAGGATACCAAACCGAATCAGCCACTGACGGCGATTAACGTCGGACCGGACGAGGATAGGCCAGTTCAACCTATCGAAGAGGTTGACGATGAGTTCGAGTATCCCGAGGTTTCCGATGTGATTAACGTCACTATCGAGCCACAGTAG
- a CDS encoding redoxin domain-containing protein has product MDLDFEVVELGESDHPTEGTRAPDFVRPLVNDEYWEDVALSDLTTDGPVLLVFYTMDGDFPATYIWNELRDRAWDDEYDVTIVGLSISSPYEHKTFIDEREMGYRLFSDPQNGVAEEYGIVNDLDGMAGVSEPRPAVFLVDEEQTIRYAWVASQWPDFPDYDEVEDELDGR; this is encoded by the coding sequence ATGGATCTCGACTTCGAAGTCGTCGAACTCGGCGAGTCGGATCACCCCACGGAAGGGACCCGAGCACCGGACTTCGTCCGCCCACTAGTCAACGACGAGTACTGGGAGGACGTCGCCCTGTCGGACCTCACTACCGACGGCCCGGTCCTCCTCGTGTTCTACACGATGGACGGAGACTTCCCGGCGACGTACATCTGGAACGAACTTCGCGACCGCGCCTGGGACGACGAGTACGACGTCACGATCGTCGGACTCTCGATCTCGTCCCCGTACGAGCACAAGACGTTCATCGACGAACGAGAGATGGGGTACCGGCTGTTCAGCGACCCGCAGAACGGCGTCGCCGAGGAGTACGGTATCGTCAACGACCTCGATGGGATGGCCGGCGTCAGCGAGCCGCGTCCTGCAGTCTTCCTCGTAGACGAGGAACAGACGATTCGATACGCATGGGTCGCGTCGCAGTGGCCGGACTTCCCCGACTACGACGAGGTCGAGGACGAACTCGACGGTCGCTGA
- a CDS encoding YqaA family protein, with translation MTLGDILAPVAFSREFFVSFGTPGLFAVAFLEFCLLPVPPDLVLIPLAVAQPELAFVYAAIATASSVTAGLVGYGIGRKGGRPLLESRFDDERAIRAERYFERYGLVTLSVRAFAPIPEGYELLSVASGVLGLDLRSYVLTSLLGRGGKYFLEAALVLAIGEAARTLTEVELYSIIGVVSLVVVTAYLLRRRLVPDRWQRSVE, from the coding sequence GTGACTCTGGGTGACATCCTCGCGCCAGTCGCGTTCTCGCGAGAGTTCTTTGTTTCTTTCGGTACTCCCGGACTGTTCGCCGTTGCGTTTCTCGAATTCTGTCTCTTGCCCGTCCCACCTGACCTCGTTCTCATTCCGTTGGCGGTCGCTCAGCCGGAACTCGCGTTCGTCTATGCGGCCATCGCCACGGCCAGCTCCGTCACGGCTGGTCTCGTCGGCTACGGAATCGGTCGTAAGGGCGGCCGTCCGCTCCTCGAATCCCGGTTCGACGACGAACGGGCCATCCGCGCAGAGAGATACTTCGAACGGTACGGGCTGGTGACTCTCTCGGTCAGAGCGTTCGCACCGATCCCCGAGGGATACGAACTGTTGTCGGTCGCGTCGGGAGTACTCGGGCTCGACCTTCGGTCGTACGTTCTCACATCACTTCTCGGTCGAGGGGGGAAGTACTTTCTCGAAGCCGCTCTCGTCCTCGCCATCGGCGAGGCCGCACGAACGCTCACCGAAGTGGAACTATACTCGATTATTGGAGTCGTCTCCCTCGTCGTCGTCACCGCGTATCTGCTCCGACGCCGGTTAGTCCCCGACCGATGGCAGCGGAGTGTTGAGTGA